A region from the Bacillus sp. Marseille-P3661 genome encodes:
- a CDS encoding DMT family transporter, with protein sequence MKGGVLYLGILFSFLSALSFACSNLFVKKGMSTSQDNSGYFISVISNFIILGLVFLISLLFNGFSFXCSNLFVKKGMSTSQDNSGYFISVISNFIILGLVFLISLLFNGFSFTFSWTALFVFVMAGLLTTGFGRFLSFKGIKQVGPSRASIIKNGSPIFSILFGVIVLGETLGLFALIGIMLVIGGIYYQGYKDFRLSESSVSQLDSKQTRLGFLFLVLSALSFGIGQGVRKQGLLILDNAFFGAWVGAITSLIFISVYEYKNGQLSSQMKVIFSKNINRNYLVAGLLTSLGALFFFLGVAYTQVSYVSVIVAIEPLLTVFLSSLIFKKALESITAQIWVTSLTVMIGTIIIAIYS encoded by the coding sequence ATGAAAGGTGGTGTTTTGTATTTGGGGATATTATTCTCTTTTTTAAGTGCTTTATCATTTGCATGTAGTAATCTATTTGTAAAAAAGGGGATGTCAACAAGTCAGGATAATAGTGGATACTTTATTTCGGTTATTAGCAATTTTATTATTTTAGGATTGGTATTTTTAATTAGTCTTCTTTTCAATGGTTTTTCCTTTANATGTAGTAACCTATTTGTAAAAAAGGGGATGTCAACAAGTCAGGATAATAGTGGATACTTTATTTCGGTTATTAGCAATTTTATTATTTTAGGATTGGTATTTTTAATTAGTCTTCTTTTCAATGGTTTTTCCTTTACATTTTCTTGGACCGCTCTATTTGTCTTTGTTATGGCAGGACTATTAACAACTGGTTTTGGTAGATTCCTATCTTTTAAAGGTATCAAACAAGTTGGTCCGTCGCGGGCATCCATTATTAAAAATGGATCGCCTATTTTCAGCATATTGTTCGGAGTAATTGTCTTAGGGGAAACATTAGGTCTTTTTGCTTTGATAGGGATTATGTTAGTTATTGGTGGCATTTATTATCAAGGTTATAAGGATTTTAGATTAAGTGAATCATCTGTTTCACAACTTGATTCAAAGCAAACACGACTTGGTTTTTTATTTTTAGTTTTATCTGCTTTATCTTTCGGAATTGGTCAAGGGGTAAGAAAACAGGGACTTCTCATCTTAGATAATGCGTTCTTTGGTGCGTGGGTAGGAGCAATAACTTCGCTGATTTTTATAAGTGTATATGAGTATAAAAATGGGCAACTATCCTCACAAATGAAGGTAATTTTTTCAAAGAATATTAATCGTAATTATCTTGTAGCGGGCTTGCTTACTAGCTTAGGAGCACTATTTTTCTTTCTAGGTGTTGCATATACACAAGTTTCGTATGTGAGTGTAATTGTAGCAATTGAGCCATTGTTAACTGTTTTCTTAAGCTCATTGATTTTCAAAAAGGCGTTAGAGTCTATTACAGCTCAAATTTGGGTTACTTCATTAACTGTTATGATAGGAACAATTATCATTGCGATTTATTCGTAA
- a CDS encoding DMT family transporter yields the protein MKPYVGLLLIISIIAISFAALFVRWSDAPATILSMYRMYLAAILLLPMVWTKKDAFIKLSKRDWLFLSIAGIFLALHFALWFESLRHTTVASSTIILALQPIVALIGGFIIYKEKAKFSTLVTVGVSLVGVFLVGWGDYGLSKFVIIGDILSFLSVIAIVCYLLIGQSKVKTISHWIYSFCVFLFAGVSLTIYNLCTGTPISGYSSREWGLFLLLAIFPTIAHVIFNMLLSYVNSATISMSILGEPVGATILAAIFLGERVNALQVLGGFLALFGVFIFLILQKNISTKKETTSGL from the coding sequence ATGAAACCGTATGTAGGTCTACTATTAATTATATCAATTATTGCTATATCTTTTGCTGCCCTATTTGTAAGGTGGTCTGATGCACCAGCAACAATACTAAGTATGTATCGTATGTATTTGGCGGCTATCCTGTTATTACCTATGGTATGGACAAAAAAAGATGCATTTATTAAATTATCTAAAAGAGATTGGCTGTTTTTATCGATTGCGGGCATTTTTTTGGCTCTGCACTTTGCTTTGTGGTTTGAATCATTAAGACATACAACAGTAGCTAGCTCAACTATCATTCTAGCTTTACAACCTATTGTTGCTTTAATAGGTGGTTTTATTATTTACAAAGAAAAAGCAAAATTTTCTACCTTAGTCACAGTAGGAGTTTCACTAGTAGGAGTATTTCTAGTTGGTTGGGGAGATTACGGATTAAGTAAATTTGTTATTATTGGGGACATTTTATCATTTTTAAGCGTCATTGCTATTGTCTGTTATTTGTTAATTGGTCAATCAAAGGTAAAGACGATTTCCCATTGGATTTATAGCTTTTGTGTGTTTTTATTTGCAGGTGTTTCATTAACTATTTACAACCTGTGTACAGGTACTCCAATCAGTGGTTATAGTTCACGGGAATGGGGGCTATTTCTATTATTAGCTATTTTTCCTACTATTGCTCACGTTATATTTAATATGTTATTGAGCTATGTAAACTCGGCAACTATTTCAATGAGTATTTTAGGTGAACCTGTTGGAGCAACAATCTTAGCGGCCATATTTTTGGGAGAACGAGTTAATGCCTTGCAAGTTCTAGGGGGATTCCTTGCATTATTTGGTGTTTTTATATTTTTAATTCTTCAAAAAAATATTTCTACTAAAAAAGAGACTACTAGTGGTTTATGA
- a CDS encoding MalY/PatB family protein codes for MKYNFDEIINRRDTYSLKWDGSELIKKMGITQRYDEETIPLFTADMDLPVPQPLIDALHKTVDHKIYGYSIFPNDYYEAIQNWFKKRHDWEIKKEEIVYSPGTVHAINMAIRAFTKPGDGVIIQRPVYPPFTKVIVGNGRHVKNNALICDENGYYSIDFEDFESKAREENTKLFLLCNPQNPTGRVFNRVELQKLADICAQNDVLIIADEIHGDLIRVDQNFIPIAKSVTSSDHIITCTAINKTFNVAGLHCTNVIIPNPTLRKIYIAELGMQLASPFTISALIACYNEGEEWLEQLKEYIDGTMEWVTRFIKERIPKVKVRIPEGTYIMWMDFSGYGISPEEVHDRIYNKANVILEDGIMFGKEGLQYQRICLPSPRPIIKEAFERIAKEFEDLN; via the coding sequence ATGAAATATAATTTTGATGAAATTATTAACCGCCGGGATACATATTCATTAAAATGGGATGGTAGCGAATTAATTAAAAAAATGGGAATTACCCAAAGATACGACGAAGAGACCATACCTTTATTTACCGCAGATATGGATTTACCTGTACCACAGCCTTTAATTGATGCTTTACACAAAACAGTTGATCATAAAATTTATGGATATTCAATCTTTCCTAATGATTATTATGAAGCGATACAAAACTGGTTTAAGAAAAGGCACGATTGGGAGATTAAGAAAGAAGAGATTGTATATAGTCCAGGTACTGTTCATGCCATTAATATGGCTATAAGAGCGTTTACTAAACCAGGGGATGGGGTCATTATACAGCGTCCTGTTTATCCACCTTTTACAAAAGTCATTGTAGGTAATGGAAGACACGTTAAAAACAATGCATTGATTTGTGACGAAAATGGCTATTATTCCATTGATTTTGAGGATTTTGAATCGAAAGCAAGAGAAGAAAACACAAAGTTATTTCTTCTATGTAATCCCCAAAATCCAACAGGGCGAGTTTTTAATCGCGTAGAACTGCAAAAATTAGCTGATATATGTGCACAAAATGATGTGCTTATTATTGCTGATGAAATTCATGGTGATTTAATTAGAGTGGATCAAAACTTTATTCCAATTGCAAAATCGGTGACCAGTTCAGATCATATTATTACATGTACAGCAATCAACAAAACCTTTAATGTTGCTGGCCTTCATTGTACAAACGTTATTATCCCGAACCCTACGCTAAGAAAAATATATATTGCAGAACTGGGGATGCAATTGGCTTCTCCATTTACGATTTCAGCACTGATAGCCTGCTATAATGAGGGCGAGGAATGGCTTGAGCAATTGAAAGAGTATATTGATGGAACTATGGAGTGGGTAACGCGTTTTATCAAGGAGAGAATCCCAAAAGTAAAGGTTAGAATTCCGGAAGGAACGTATATCATGTGGATGGATTTTAGCGGGTATGGAATTTCACCCGAAGAAGTACATGATCGGATCTATAATAAAGCGAATGTAATCTTAGAAGACGGCATTATGTTCGGAAAAGAAGGATTGCAATATCAAAGAATTTGTTTGCCATCGCCACGACCAATAATAAAAGAAGCTTTTGAACGAATTGCCAAAGAATTTGAGGATTTGAATTAA
- a CDS encoding VOC family protein, whose amino-acid sequence MSVKLIPYLVMDGNSREAIHYYEKVFNAEVLGIITFGEMPANPNFQLPEEAKDRVSHATIKIGESELMFSDTFPGQPHQKGNQVTICITSPNLEKSNEIFDSLQQESQVSMPFQKTDFSPGYGIVTDKFGVTFQIYTESH is encoded by the coding sequence ATGTCTGTTAAATTAATTCCATATTTAGTGATGGATGGGAATTCTAGGGAAGCCATTCACTATTATGAAAAAGTGTTTAATGCAGAAGTCTTAGGAATTATTACTTTTGGCGAAATGCCTGCTAATCCAAACTTTCAATTGCCAGAAGAAGCAAAAGATCGTGTTTCCCACGCAACGATAAAGATTGGAGAGTCAGAATTAATGTTTTCGGATACTTTTCCTGGACAACCCCATCAAAAAGGAAATCAAGTGACGATATGTATCACTAGTCCCAATCTTGAAAAGTCAAATGAAATCTTTGATTCCTTACAGCAAGAAAGCCAAGTAAGCATGCCTTTCCAGAAAACGGACTTCAGCCCGGGATATGGTATTGTAACCGATAAATTCGGTGTGACTTTCCAAATTTACACAGAAAGTCATTAA
- a CDS encoding NupC/NupG family nucleoside CNT transporter, translating to MNILWGFFGIFVVLGIAFLLSSARKDINPRTIIFGLAIQLSFAFIVLKWETGRSALNWITMRVQDIIGYANEGLTFLFGPLASAEEFGFVFAFQVLTIIIFFSSLISVLYYLGIMQWFIKIIGGALSKVLGTSKTESMSAAANIFVGQTEAPLVIRPFIAKMTQSELFAVMTGGLASVAGSVLVGYSLLGVPLEYLLAASFMAAPAGLILAKIILPETEETETFESIEMSDDDDVVNVIDAAARGAGDGLILALNVGAMLLAFIALIALVNGILSVLGGLFGYNALSLEGILGILFSPIAFAVGVPWSEAVTAGSFIGQKLVLNEFVAYSAFAPQIEVLSEKTVMVVSFALCGFANLSSMAILLGGLGGLAPSRRPDIAKLGLRSVAAGMLASLLSAAIAGIFI from the coding sequence ATGAATATATTATGGGGATTTTTTGGGATATTTGTTGTATTAGGAATTGCATTTCTTTTGTCAAGTGCAAGAAAGGATATTAATCCAAGAACAATTATTTTTGGACTAGCAATTCAACTTAGTTTTGCATTTATTGTTCTAAAATGGGAAACTGGGCGTTCTGCATTAAATTGGATCACAATGAGAGTTCAAGATATTATTGGCTATGCAAACGAGGGGCTCACCTTCTTGTTCGGTCCATTAGCTAGTGCTGAAGAGTTTGGGTTTGTTTTTGCATTTCAGGTGTTGACGATAATTATCTTCTTCTCATCATTAATCTCCGTTTTATATTATCTTGGAATTATGCAATGGTTTATTAAAATTATTGGTGGTGCATTATCTAAAGTACTAGGTACTAGTAAAACAGAATCAATGTCTGCAGCAGCGAATATTTTTGTTGGACAGACAGAAGCTCCACTTGTTATTCGACCGTTTATAGCTAAAATGACACAATCTGAGTTATTTGCAGTTATGACTGGAGGTCTTGCCTCAGTCGCTGGTTCTGTGCTTGTTGGCTATTCCTTACTTGGTGTGCCACTTGAGTATTTATTGGCAGCTAGCTTTATGGCTGCACCAGCTGGTTTGATATTAGCTAAAATTATTTTACCTGAAACTGAGGAGACTGAGACTTTTGAATCTATCGAGATGTCAGATGATGATGATGTTGTAAACGTAATTGATGCGGCTGCTCGTGGTGCTGGAGATGGTTTAATACTTGCTTTAAATGTAGGAGCGATGTTATTAGCATTTATAGCATTAATTGCACTCGTAAATGGTATCTTAAGTGTTTTAGGAGGATTGTTTGGGTATAATGCTTTATCGCTTGAAGGGATCTTAGGCATACTTTTTTCACCTATTGCATTTGCTGTCGGTGTTCCTTGGTCGGAAGCGGTGACAGCGGGCAGTTTCATAGGACAAAAATTAGTATTAAATGAGTTTGTTGCTTACTCTGCATTTGCACCTCAAATTGAAGTACTATCTGAAAAAACGGTTATGGTTGTTAGTTTTGCACTTTGTGGATTTGCTAACTTGAGTTCAATGGCGATTCTGTTAGGTGGTTTAGGTGGACTAGCTCCAAGCCGGCGTCCAGACATTGCAAAGCTGGGTTTAAGATCAGTCGCTGCGGGGATGTTAGCTTCACTTTTAAGTGCTGCGATTGCGGGTATTTTTATTTAA
- a CDS encoding dienelactone hydrolase family protein encodes MGLETKWIRYGNEQEYVGYMAKIDRVEKDLPVVVVIQEIWGVNGHIQDVTERFAKAGYLAFAPNLYERHGEPIEDLSDERVEEVRAFQDSLPRSIWSNIEEREKAIQKLPEEKRKRISRTFAKMFGGMDTAEYIKQLLATTTFLREECEVSKGQGIASIGYCMGGALSALLACHDSQLKGAVIFYGNAPSQEELAKINCPVYGFYGELDKRITDQVPVLSDHMKQQGKDFSYKIYKDTHHAFFNDTRSSYNIIAARDAYQTALQFFNDVLTTE; translated from the coding sequence ATGGGACTAGAAACAAAATGGATACGTTATGGTAATGAACAAGAGTATGTAGGGTACATGGCTAAAATCGATCGTGTGGAAAAAGACTTACCCGTTGTTGTTGTTATTCAAGAAATATGGGGTGTAAATGGCCATATTCAAGATGTAACAGAAAGATTTGCGAAAGCAGGATATTTAGCATTTGCACCAAACTTATATGAAAGACACGGGGAACCTATTGAAGATCTAAGTGATGAACGTGTAGAAGAGGTAAGAGCATTTCAAGATTCATTGCCACGCTCGATATGGTCCAATATAGAGGAAAGAGAGAAAGCTATACAAAAGTTGCCAGAAGAGAAACGAAAACGTATTTCTAGGACATTTGCAAAAATGTTTGGAGGGATGGATACAGCAGAATACATAAAGCAATTATTGGCTACAACTACCTTTTTAAGGGAAGAATGTGAGGTTTCAAAAGGACAAGGTATTGCATCCATCGGATACTGTATGGGAGGAGCTCTTTCTGCGTTGTTGGCTTGCCATGATAGTCAATTAAAAGGAGCTGTTATTTTTTATGGAAATGCTCCTTCTCAAGAAGAACTAGCTAAAATTAATTGTCCGGTCTATGGATTTTATGGTGAATTAGATAAGCGTATCACAGATCAGGTACCAGTTTTAAGTGATCATATGAAACAACAAGGTAAAGATTTTTCTTATAAAATATATAAAGATACCCACCATGCTTTCTTTAATGATACTAGGTCATCTTATAATATCATCGCTGCAAGAGATGCCTATCAAACTGCTTTACAATTTTTTAATGATGTATTGACTACAGAATAA
- a CDS encoding MFS transporter, translating to MKETTINKWHIFLVMFFFSLIVRIQIPIFTPYAAAFGATSIFVGIILSATSLSNLSGNLIAGPLVDRISKKAFITLPLFVSGWLFIAHGLASDSYDLLILHALNGFTLGFLFPAAFTLLSSYANNSRQQGKNIAINGLLSTIASIIAPLIGGKMVALIGYENTYFFIGAAMILTGIYSIPFLRERNQIVTVKTRIQGAYHSQRALSSTNLSIIYLIGFAVMYIHGVIIFEIPYLTIEKGLSTFNTGQLFSYMGIGTFISLSLFFVNRFDPIKRLMIGLFGMSMILFMLLNSSLPLSLLLLLIGLFFGLIMPAMATGITDNTPSEMHGRAFGYMSAVYSLGIISSSFITGAVRDIISPYFIAFLVGMLVVTFVGFFKLRSPKTFIPYKV from the coding sequence GTGAAAGAAACAACCATAAACAAATGGCATATTTTTTTAGTCATGTTCTTTTTTAGTTTAATTGTTCGAATTCAAATTCCTATCTTTACCCCTTATGCAGCTGCATTTGGTGCAACAAGTATTTTTGTGGGAATTATCCTTTCAGCCACTTCACTCAGTAATTTATCTGGAAATTTAATTGCAGGACCATTGGTTGATCGTATTAGCAAAAAGGCCTTTATTACACTACCTCTTTTCGTTTCGGGTTGGCTGTTTATAGCCCACGGATTAGCATCAGACTCTTACGACTTGTTGATATTGCACGCTTTAAATGGATTCACATTGGGTTTTTTATTCCCCGCGGCGTTTACCTTACTTTCCAGCTATGCAAATAATAGTCGTCAGCAAGGGAAAAATATTGCTATAAATGGGCTCTTATCAACTATCGCAAGTATTATAGCTCCGCTAATCGGGGGTAAAATGGTTGCCTTAATTGGTTATGAAAACACTTATTTCTTTATAGGCGCGGCAATGATATTAACCGGTATTTATTCGATACCTTTTTTAAGAGAAAGAAATCAGATTGTTACGGTCAAAACCCGTATTCAAGGTGCCTATCATTCACAACGCGCTTTAAGTTCTACTAACCTATCTATTATTTATTTAATAGGCTTTGCTGTCATGTATATCCACGGTGTAATCATTTTTGAAATCCCCTATTTAACAATTGAGAAAGGGCTATCTACATTTAACACAGGTCAGTTATTTAGTTATATGGGAATCGGAACATTCATTTCCCTTTCATTATTTTTCGTGAACCGTTTCGATCCAATAAAACGACTAATGATTGGTTTGTTTGGCATGTCAATGATATTGTTTATGCTCTTAAATTCGTCCCTGCCTCTATCACTTTTGTTATTATTAATAGGATTATTCTTTGGATTAATTATGCCGGCTATGGCAACCGGAATTACAGATAACACTCCAAGCGAGATGCACGGGAGAGCCTTTGGATATATGTCTGCTGTATATTCACTAGGAATTATTAGTAGTTCGTTTATTACCGGAGCGGTTCGGGATATAATATCTCCCTATTTTATAGCCTTCTTGGTCGGTATGCTTGTGGTAACCTTCGTGGGCTTTTTCAAATTACGTTCACCAAAGACGTTTATACCTTACAAAGTTTAG
- a CDS encoding nucleotide excision repair endonuclease — translation MPTPDITITQRKQVLKEGEPEIKPVYGFIDFHLIPRDKGGIFLFFNKNDELLFIGKARKLRQRIKKHFEDTVSPIKNHREEVYKISICIEEDPMNREIYETYAINKLQSKYNIEKVYFK, via the coding sequence ATGCCTACACCTGACATCACAATTACGCAAAGAAAACAAGTACTAAAAGAGGGCGAACCAGAGATAAAGCCCGTATACGGGTTCATTGATTTTCATCTAATCCCAAGAGATAAAGGCGGTATCTTCTTATTTTTTAATAAAAACGATGAGCTGCTCTTTATTGGAAAAGCACGCAAATTAAGACAAAGAATTAAAAAACATTTTGAAGACACTGTTTCACCAATTAAAAACCATAGGGAAGAGGTATACAAAATCTCTATCTGTATAGAAGAAGACCCAATGAATAGAGAAATATACGAAACTTACGCTATAAATAAACTCCAATCCAAGTATAATATCGAAAAAGTGTATTTCAAGTAA
- a CDS encoding TRAP transporter substrate-binding protein has translation MKGFTKSFLAGLFVMMFLFVSACNSSTDSSGSTNEGGGEKSNSETSDVKLEFKMGHMNSPNHVQDSMAMTPFSEEVAELTGGAVNFKVFPGGALGGPKETYDNIVTGIMDAGWGLQGYNAGKFPIHSVLHLPFLANGDGASLSVVAQKLYDQFPEIQAEYSDVQPLWFHAADPYAIITKDKAVRSFEDIKGLKLRTPSVEGSKMLEAWGATPVSLPAPEIYDAMQKGVIDGGVLPVAAINDFTLTDVVDYVTLGNFNTSLFYVVMNKDSWNKVPAEQQEKMKELMGVPMAQRAGEAFDFQKEQAEKESKDAGVEFIELPEEELQKFKDAAQVVTEEWISEMESKGIPGQEIYDTTVKLIEEGANN, from the coding sequence ATGAAAGGGTTTACAAAGAGTTTTCTAGCGGGGTTATTTGTTATGATGTTTTTGTTTGTTTCTGCTTGTAATAGTTCAACAGATTCAAGTGGAAGCACTAATGAAGGTGGAGGAGAAAAGTCTAATAGTGAGACAAGTGATGTAAAACTAGAATTTAAGATGGGACATATGAACTCTCCTAACCATGTGCAAGACAGTATGGCTATGACACCATTTAGTGAAGAGGTAGCAGAGTTAACAGGAGGAGCTGTTAATTTTAAGGTTTTTCCAGGGGGAGCATTAGGTGGTCCAAAGGAAACTTACGATAATATTGTAACAGGCATCATGGATGCTGGTTGGGGTTTACAAGGGTATAATGCGGGTAAATTCCCAATCCATTCAGTCCTACACTTACCATTCTTGGCAAATGGAGATGGTGCAAGCTTGAGTGTTGTTGCTCAAAAGCTATATGATCAGTTCCCTGAAATTCAAGCGGAATACTCAGATGTTCAACCATTATGGTTCCATGCGGCTGACCCATATGCGATTATAACAAAAGATAAAGCGGTTAGAAGTTTTGAAGATATAAAAGGTCTTAAGTTAAGAACACCTTCTGTAGAAGGCAGTAAAATGTTAGAGGCATGGGGAGCTACTCCAGTATCTTTACCTGCACCTGAAATTTATGATGCAATGCAGAAAGGTGTAATCGATGGAGGTGTACTTCCTGTCGCAGCAATTAACGACTTTACTTTAACAGATGTTGTTGATTATGTGACACTTGGAAACTTCAATACTAGTCTTTTCTATGTTGTAATGAACAAGGATAGCTGGAACAAAGTCCCTGCAGAACAACAAGAGAAAATGAAGGAATTAATGGGTGTTCCGATGGCACAACGTGCTGGTGAAGCATTTGATTTCCAAAAAGAACAAGCTGAAAAAGAATCAAAAGACGCTGGTGTTGAGTTTATTGAATTACCAGAAGAAGAGCTGCAAAAGTTTAAGGATGCAGCACAAGTTGTAACAGAAGAATGGATTTCTGAAATGGAATCTAAAGGCATTCCAGGACAAGAAATCTATGATACAACAGTTAAGTTAATTGAAGAAGGGGCAAATAACTAG
- a CDS encoding IS256 family transposase, translated as MTQLQFNLDMEVLKDSVINSNIDTVVKSAVVLILNEFMEKERDDYLQTYPYERTDDRRDYRNGYYERELTMSIGKIKLKVPRTRNGEFSPSVFEKYARCDQALVLSMLEMVINGVSTRKVTHIVEQLCGENMSKSFVSSLTQKLDPIVNDWAKRPLNTIYYPYIFVDATYIKVREHHRVVSKAVYIATALTEKNQREILGLSVDHTESFESWSQFLKHLKSRGLQSPKLVISDAHQGLQKAIQREFIGTSWQRCNVHFKRNLIEKLPKKDSNEIRTMIKRVFEAVTIDDMRMFKDELMSEFGDNPKYVKALEILDEGFEDTIQYMNHPVALRPHIRSTNSLERLNQEVKRREKVIRIFPNTQSAFRLVGAVLMHYQQTVYSKKKSLTK; from the coding sequence ATGACTCAGTTACAGTTTAACCTAGATATGGAAGTTTTAAAAGATTCTGTAATAAATTCTAATATTGATACTGTCGTGAAATCAGCTGTTGTATTGATCTTAAATGAATTCATGGAAAAAGAAAGAGATGACTACTTACAAACATATCCTTACGAGCGCACTGATGATCGTCGTGATTACCGCAATGGTTACTATGAACGAGAATTAACAATGAGTATTGGGAAGATCAAACTCAAGGTGCCTAGAACTCGTAATGGAGAGTTTTCACCTTCGGTTTTTGAAAAATATGCACGCTGTGATCAAGCTTTAGTCCTATCCATGTTAGAGATGGTCATTAATGGTGTTTCTACAAGAAAAGTAACACATATTGTTGAGCAACTCTGTGGTGAGAATATGTCCAAATCGTTTGTATCTTCACTCACGCAAAAACTAGATCCGATTGTAAATGATTGGGCAAAACGGCCTCTAAATACTATCTATTATCCTTATATTTTTGTAGATGCCACTTATATAAAAGTACGTGAACACCATCGTGTTGTTTCTAAAGCTGTTTATATTGCCACTGCCCTTACTGAAAAGAACCAACGAGAAATACTGGGTTTAAGTGTAGATCATACTGAAAGTTTTGAGAGCTGGAGTCAATTTTTAAAGCATCTCAAATCCCGTGGTTTACAATCACCTAAACTTGTTATTTCTGATGCACATCAAGGTTTACAGAAAGCTATACAACGTGAATTTATTGGGACTAGCTGGCAGAGATGTAATGTACATTTTAAGCGTAATCTTATTGAGAAATTACCTAAAAAGGACTCGAATGAAATCCGCACGATGATCAAACGTGTGTTTGAGGCGGTTACCATCGATGATATGAGGATGTTTAAGGATGAACTTATGAGTGAATTTGGAGATAATCCTAAATACGTAAAGGCATTGGAAATACTAGATGAAGGTTTCGAAGATACCATCCAATACATGAATCATCCAGTGGCTCTTCGCCCTCATATACGAAGTACTAACTCACTTGAACGCTTAAACCAAGAAGTTAAGCGAAGAGAAAAAGTGATTCGAATCTTTCCTAATACACAATCTGCTTTCCGCCTGGTAGGAGCTGTATTAATGCATTATCAACAGACTGTATACTCAAAGAAAAAATCTCTAACAAAGTAG